Proteins from a genomic interval of Pantoea deleyi:
- a CDS encoding TIM-barrel domain-containing protein translates to MKTLKNWTLHQHADHFVELKVEDRHFLRLYVLEDKLMRVLLKRDGELALNRTWSIAPEGDVPWEGRDREALDGFTLPAFQLVHDAQQLRISTSRLRVTVHQPLCLSWEQFDGESWQPLTADRHTGAYLLNAHGDGVEHYQRRQPQDRVYGLGEKSGDLNRAGRRFEMRNLDAMGYNAASTDPLYKHIPFTLTQRDGVSFGLFYDNLSSSWLDLGNELDNYHLPYRRYRAEAGDLDYYMLLGPTLLDVTKAFVRLTGRTLFQPKWSLGYSGSTMHYTDAPDAQQQLQSFIRLCREHEIPCDSFQLSSGYTSINNKRYVFNWNYDKVPNPNALSDAFHDAGMKLAANIKPCLLQDHPRYQEVAAQGLFIRDSEQDRPERSVFWDDEGSHLDFTHPQAVRWWQENVTQQLLEKGIDSTWNDNNEYEVWDGEARCHGFGQPIAIKHIRPVMPLLMMRASMEAQQQFAPHKRPYLISRSGCAGMQRYVQTWSGDNRTSWQTLRYNIRMGLGMSLSGLFNVGHDVGGFSGDKPDAELFVRWVQNGIMHPRFTIHSWNDDHTVNEPWMYPEVTPMIREAIRLRYRLMPYLYTLAWQASAEDEPMLRPTFLDHEQDPQTYQACDDFMLGRDLLVASVVEQGARSREVYLPRHRGGWYDWHSGRAFAGGETVTLDAPLDRLPLLVRAGAVIPLGKCETTTDARRDTVRQWQIWPAPEGVTTTGETFDDDGESHGWQQGNALWLNWTLSSSATRIDLTVEKRGDYQPAWREIALLLPAGESRELWVNGEKAASYRL, encoded by the coding sequence ATGAAAACTCTGAAGAACTGGACGCTGCACCAGCACGCCGATCACTTTGTTGAACTGAAGGTGGAAGATCGCCACTTCCTGCGGCTGTACGTGCTGGAGGATAAGCTGATGCGTGTGCTGCTGAAGCGCGACGGCGAGCTGGCGCTGAACCGTACCTGGAGCATCGCGCCGGAAGGGGATGTGCCGTGGGAGGGGCGCGACCGTGAGGCGCTGGATGGCTTCACGCTGCCCGCCTTTCAGCTGGTGCACGATGCGCAGCAGCTGCGGATCAGCACATCACGGCTGCGGGTGACGGTGCATCAACCGCTCTGTCTGAGCTGGGAGCAGTTCGACGGTGAGAGCTGGCAGCCGCTGACGGCGGATCGCCACACCGGTGCCTATCTGCTCAATGCGCATGGCGATGGGGTCGAGCACTATCAGCGCCGTCAGCCGCAGGATCGGGTTTACGGTCTGGGCGAAAAGAGCGGTGACCTGAACCGGGCCGGTCGCCGCTTTGAGATGCGCAATCTCGACGCTATGGGCTATAACGCCGCCAGCACCGATCCGCTCTATAAACATATTCCGTTTACCCTGACGCAGCGTGACGGCGTCAGCTTCGGCCTGTTCTATGACAACCTCAGCAGCAGCTGGCTCGACCTGGGCAATGAGCTGGATAACTACCACCTGCCTTACCGCCGCTACCGCGCCGAGGCGGGCGATCTCGACTACTACATGCTGCTCGGCCCGACGCTGCTCGACGTCACCAAAGCCTTTGTCCGCCTGACCGGGCGCACCCTGTTTCAGCCGAAGTGGAGCCTGGGCTACAGCGGCTCCACCATGCACTACACCGACGCGCCCGACGCGCAGCAGCAGCTGCAATCCTTTATCCGCCTGTGCCGTGAGCATGAAATTCCCTGTGACTCGTTCCAGCTCTCGTCGGGTTATACCTCGATCAACAACAAGCGCTACGTCTTCAACTGGAACTACGACAAAGTTCCGAACCCCAACGCGCTGAGCGACGCCTTCCATGACGCTGGCATGAAGCTGGCGGCCAACATCAAGCCCTGCCTGCTGCAGGATCATCCGCGCTATCAGGAGGTGGCGGCGCAGGGGCTGTTTATTCGTGACTCGGAGCAGGATCGTCCGGAACGCTCGGTGTTCTGGGACGATGAGGGATCGCACCTCGACTTTACCCATCCGCAGGCGGTGCGCTGGTGGCAGGAGAACGTCACTCAGCAGCTGCTGGAAAAGGGCATCGATTCCACCTGGAACGACAACAACGAATATGAGGTCTGGGATGGCGAAGCCCGCTGTCACGGATTCGGTCAGCCGATCGCCATCAAGCACATCCGGCCAGTGATGCCGCTGCTGATGATGCGTGCCTCGATGGAAGCGCAGCAGCAGTTCGCGCCGCACAAGCGGCCCTATCTGATCTCCCGCTCCGGCTGTGCCGGGATGCAGCGCTATGTGCAGACCTGGAGCGGCGACAACCGCACCAGCTGGCAGACGCTGCGCTACAACATCCGCATGGGGCTGGGGATGAGCCTCTCCGGGCTGTTTAACGTCGGTCACGACGTCGGCGGATTCTCAGGCGATAAGCCGGATGCCGAGCTGTTTGTGCGCTGGGTCCAGAACGGCATCATGCATCCGCGCTTTACCATCCACTCCTGGAATGACGATCACACGGTCAATGAGCCCTGGATGTATCCGGAGGTGACGCCGATGATCCGCGAGGCGATCCGGCTGCGCTATCGCCTGATGCCTTATCTCTACACCCTGGCGTGGCAGGCCAGTGCCGAAGATGAGCCGATGCTGCGGCCGACCTTCCTCGATCATGAGCAGGACCCGCAGACTTATCAGGCATGCGATGACTTTATGCTGGGACGTGACCTGCTGGTGGCCAGTGTGGTGGAGCAGGGCGCGCGCAGCCGTGAGGTCTATCTGCCCCGTCATCGCGGCGGCTGGTACGACTGGCACAGTGGCAGGGCGTTTGCGGGCGGCGAAACGGTCACTCTGGATGCGCCACTGGATCGGCTGCCGCTGCTGGTGCGGGCGGGCGCGGTGATCCCGCTGGGCAAGTGCGAAACCACCACCGATGCGCGTCGCGACACGGTGCGGCAGTGGCAGATCTGGCCTGCACCGGAAGGCGTGACCACCACCGGCGAAACCTTTGACGACGACGGCGAGAGCCACGGCTGGCAGCAGGGGAACGCCCTGTGGCTGAACTGGACACTCAGCAGCAGCGCCACCCGCATCGATCTGACGGTGGAGAAACGCGGAGATTATCAGCCGGCCTGGCGTGAGATCGCGCTATTACTTCCGGCGGGCGAAAGCCGTGAGCTGTGGGTAAATGGCGAGAAAGCGGCAAGTTACCGGCTGTAA
- a CDS encoding YjiG family protein, protein MKNSPATTAANPFDVFVTGARKGFHIAIHNLMPNVVMAYVLAEVLNLLGIMQFLGHVFAPVMGLFGLPGEAITVLLTAWLSSSAGTGVAVSLLTKGLLTGADITILAPAIFLMGSQLQYMGRLLGVADVPKKYWPLLMLVSIINALIAMSVMRLFIQE, encoded by the coding sequence ATGAAAAATAGTCCCGCCACGACCGCCGCGAATCCGTTTGATGTGTTTGTCACCGGCGCGCGCAAGGGGTTTCACATCGCCATCCATAACCTGATGCCGAATGTGGTGATGGCTTATGTGCTGGCCGAAGTCCTGAATCTGCTCGGGATTATGCAGTTTCTCGGCCATGTCTTTGCGCCGGTGATGGGGCTGTTTGGCCTGCCGGGCGAGGCGATCACGGTGCTGCTCACGGCATGGCTGTCGTCATCGGCGGGCACCGGTGTTGCGGTCAGCCTGCTGACCAAAGGGCTGCTGACGGGGGCCGATATCACCATTCTGGCTCCGGCGATCTTCCTTATGGGGTCGCAGCTGCAATATATGGGGCGGCTGCTGGGCGTGGCCGATGTGCCCAAAAAATACTGGCCGCTGCTGATGCTGGTCAGCATCATCAACGCGCTGATCGCGATGTCTGTTATGCGTCTGTTTATACAGGAGTAA
- the ftnA gene encoding non-heme ferritin produces the protein MLTAEMTGRLNDQLNLEFFSANLYLQMSAWCSDKGFEGAASFLKMHSREEMQHMQRLFDYLSDTGAMPVLGTIAAPPVAFTSLNEVLEQALDHEQLITRKINELAHAAMTSQDYSTFNFLQWYVAEQHEEEKLFKTVLDKLALVSNSGNGLFLVDKDLGRMSTENHAE, from the coding sequence ATGCTGACTGCTGAAATGACTGGACGTTTAAACGACCAGCTAAACCTGGAATTTTTCTCTGCCAATCTTTATCTGCAAATGAGCGCCTGGTGCAGCGACAAAGGCTTCGAGGGTGCCGCTTCCTTCCTGAAAATGCATTCACGCGAAGAGATGCAGCATATGCAGCGTCTGTTTGACTACCTGAGCGACACCGGTGCGATGCCGGTACTGGGCACCATCGCCGCGCCGCCGGTTGCGTTCACCTCGCTGAATGAAGTGCTGGAGCAGGCGCTGGATCATGAGCAGCTGATCACCCGCAAAATCAACGAGCTGGCGCATGCCGCCATGACCTCACAGGATTACTCCACCTTTAACTTCCTGCAGTGGTATGTCGCCGAGCAGCATGAAGAAGAGAAGCTGTTTAAAACCGTGCTGGATAAACTGGCGCTGGTCAGCAACAGCGGCAACGGCCTGTTCCTGGTCGATAAAGATCTGGGCCGCATGAGCACCGAGAACCACGCAGAGTAA
- a CDS encoding DUF1328 domain-containing protein: MFRWGIIFLVIALIAAALGFGGLAGTAAWAAKVVFVVGIILFLISLFTGRKKL, from the coding sequence ATGTTTCGTTGGGGCATTATTTTTCTGGTCATCGCGCTGATTGCTGCAGCGTTAGGTTTCGGCGGTTTAGCGGGTACAGCAGCATGGGCAGCTAAAGTTGTCTTCGTTGTCGGTATTATCCTGTTCCTCATCAGCCTGTTCACCGGCCGTAAAAAGCTTTAG
- a CDS encoding patatin-like phospholipase family protein, which translates to MGIRIPVTLGAIEPLALAPFKSRKIALVCEGGGQRGIFTAGVLDEFQRARFNPFQLLLGTSAGAQNLSAYVCGQPGYARRVITRYTTSKLFFDPLRFVRGGNLIDLDWLIEITRSEFPLAMQHAEQAFASGREFYMCACRSDDYTPGYFTPTAENWLDLIKASSAIPGFYRLGVNLEGISYLDGGISDAIPVREAARRGADTIVVIRTVPSQMFYTPKWVKRMERWLSTGALQPMINVLNMHEQSYREIQQFIENPPDDLRIIEIFPPHALASSALGSRIASLNQDYHLGRRCGRYFIATLGQWLSDAEPLSPPRIVTPPAPVANAPDTRPIITPSLADNDADYDKGSLA; encoded by the coding sequence ATGGGTATTCGCATTCCTGTCACACTCGGTGCCATCGAACCTCTGGCCCTGGCCCCTTTTAAATCCCGGAAAATTGCTCTCGTCTGCGAAGGCGGCGGTCAGCGCGGCATCTTCACTGCCGGTGTCCTGGATGAATTTCAGCGCGCCCGATTCAATCCCTTTCAGCTGCTGCTTGGCACCTCTGCGGGGGCACAAAACCTCTCAGCCTATGTCTGCGGTCAGCCTGGCTATGCCCGGCGCGTGATTACCCGTTATACCACCAGCAAACTCTTTTTCGATCCGCTGCGCTTTGTGCGGGGCGGCAACCTGATCGACCTCGACTGGCTGATTGAGATTACCCGCAGTGAATTCCCGCTGGCGATGCAGCACGCCGAGCAGGCCTTTGCCAGCGGGCGTGAATTTTATATGTGCGCCTGTCGCAGCGACGACTATACGCCAGGCTACTTTACCCCCACGGCCGAAAACTGGCTGGACCTGATCAAAGCCTCCAGCGCCATTCCCGGTTTCTACCGGCTGGGCGTAAACCTGGAGGGGATCAGCTACCTCGACGGCGGCATCAGCGATGCGATCCCGGTACGGGAAGCCGCGCGCCGGGGGGCCGATACCATTGTGGTGATCCGCACCGTGCCGTCGCAGATGTTCTATACGCCCAAATGGGTTAAACGCATGGAGCGCTGGCTCAGCACCGGCGCGCTGCAGCCGATGATCAACGTGCTCAATATGCATGAGCAGAGCTATCGCGAGATCCAGCAGTTTATTGAAAATCCGCCGGACGATTTGCGTATCATTGAAATCTTTCCCCCGCATGCGCTGGCCAGCAGCGCGCTGGGCAGCCGGATCGCCTCGCTGAATCAGGATTATCATCTGGGACGACGCTGCGGGCGCTACTTCATCGCCACGCTGGGCCAGTGGCTGAGCGACGCGGAGCCGCTGAGCCCGCCGCGCATCGTGACGCCGCCCGCGCCGGTCGCCAACGCGCCCGACACCCGGCCGATTATCACGCCGTCGCTGGC
- a CDS encoding M20 peptidase aminoacylase family protein, which produces MSEVLEHYHYLHEIPELGFQEVKTSAYIADQLEKAGLKVTRNINNTTGIVAEIDSGVPGPVLALRADMDALGHIIDGVPCARHTCGHDGHASVVLTAAAALLREGAVKRGRLKILFQPAEELGAGALSMIAGGALDDVEMILGFHLRPLEECVVGQAIPAVRYSACSTLEATIKGQPAHAARPHLGVNALDAAVQAVQAVNAIHLPPGLTWSVKATRFLCDAGVTNSVPDEARVVWDLRSQENGPMTLLKEQVTRAITHSVAALGASADVRVLKEMPAAEIDDEATAVIRAAIVEVLGEEGALPTRTTPGSEDFFYYPVTRPGVKAGFWGLGTGLTPGLHHPEMRFDLSALEIGVQIFKACVRKVLG; this is translated from the coding sequence GTGTCTGAGGTTTTAGAGCATTACCACTATTTGCACGAGATTCCGGAACTCGGTTTTCAGGAGGTGAAAACCTCGGCCTATATCGCAGACCAGCTGGAGAAGGCGGGCCTGAAGGTAACGCGCAACATCAACAACACCACCGGCATCGTGGCGGAGATCGACAGCGGCGTGCCGGGCCCGGTGCTGGCGCTGCGCGCGGATATGGATGCTCTGGGGCATATCATCGACGGTGTGCCCTGTGCGCGTCATACCTGCGGCCACGACGGACACGCGTCGGTGGTGCTGACGGCGGCGGCAGCGCTGCTGCGCGAGGGCGCGGTCAAACGTGGCCGTCTGAAGATCCTGTTCCAGCCCGCCGAAGAGCTGGGGGCCGGGGCGCTGTCGATGATTGCGGGGGGCGCGCTGGATGATGTGGAGATGATCCTGGGATTCCATCTGCGCCCACTGGAGGAGTGCGTGGTCGGCCAGGCGATACCCGCCGTGCGCTATTCCGCCTGCAGCACGCTGGAAGCCACGATCAAGGGCCAGCCCGCGCACGCGGCCCGTCCGCATCTGGGCGTCAATGCGCTGGATGCCGCCGTGCAGGCGGTGCAGGCCGTTAACGCCATCCATCTGCCACCCGGCCTGACCTGGAGCGTCAAGGCGACCCGCTTCCTCTGCGATGCAGGCGTGACCAACTCGGTGCCGGATGAGGCCCGCGTGGTGTGGGATCTGCGCTCGCAGGAGAACGGGCCGATGACGCTGCTGAAAGAGCAGGTCACGCGCGCCATCACCCACAGCGTGGCGGCACTGGGGGCCAGCGCGGACGTGCGCGTGCTGAAAGAGATGCCCGCTGCCGAGATTGACGATGAGGCGACCGCCGTCATCCGCGCCGCCATCGTCGAGGTGCTGGGCGAAGAGGGGGCGCTGCCAACCCGCACCACGCCAGGCAGCGAGGACTTCTTTTACTATCCGGTGACGCGCCCGGGCGTCAAAGCGGGCTTCTGGGGACTGGGCACCGGCCTGACACCGGGCCTGCATCATCCTGAGATGCGTTTCGATCTCAGCGCGCTGGAGATCGGGGTGCAGATCTTCAAAGCCTGCGTCAGAAAGGTGCTGGGATAA
- a CDS encoding nucleoside recognition domain-containing protein, which produces MSDEHLVANPVKIAATKGSYVALIFAILFFSGLFYKVEGLSWLGAFDFTTLGGSFGTMKDPASNTFLGAGGLSAKAGFLFALSLTPTVMLALGVLEIFTHYGAIRAAHRLLTPLLKPLMGLPGRCGLALITDLQSTDAGAALTKEMADQKQIGKKELVVMSAWQYSGAGLINNYFAIGSALFASMTLPIIIPLLLMFVLKFVGAAITRAMLNSVYKKDFADEK; this is translated from the coding sequence ATGTCAGATGAACACCTGGTGGCGAATCCGGTGAAAATAGCGGCCACCAAAGGCAGTTACGTCGCATTAATTTTTGCCATTCTGTTTTTCTCAGGGCTTTTTTATAAGGTGGAGGGACTTTCCTGGCTCGGTGCCTTTGACTTCACTACCCTGGGAGGGAGCTTCGGCACCATGAAAGATCCCGCCAGCAACACCTTTCTGGGCGCAGGCGGACTCAGCGCCAAAGCAGGCTTCCTGTTCGCCCTGTCGCTGACGCCCACGGTGATGCTGGCGCTGGGCGTGCTGGAGATCTTCACCCACTACGGCGCCATCCGCGCGGCACACCGGTTGCTGACGCCGCTGCTGAAGCCGCTGATGGGGCTGCCGGGCCGGTGTGGTCTGGCATTAATCACCGATCTGCAAAGCACCGACGCCGGGGCGGCCTTAACCAAAGAGATGGCCGACCAGAAACAGATCGGGAAAAAAGAGCTGGTGGTGATGAGCGCCTGGCAATATTCCGGTGCCGGCCTGATCAATAACTATTTCGCTATCGGCTCCGCGCTGTTTGCCTCGATGACGCTGCCGATCATCATTCCGCTGTTACTCATGTTCGTACTGAAATTTGTCGGTGCGGCGATAACCCGCGCCATGTTAAACAGTGTCTATAAAAAGGATTTCGCCGATGAAAAATAG
- the prfC gene encoding peptide chain release factor 3 → MSNPFLEEVARRRTFAIISHPDAGKTTITEKVLLFGQAIQTAGTVKGRGSNQHAKSDWMEMEKQRGISITTSVMQFPYRDSLVNLLDTPGHEDFSEDTYRTLTAVDCCLMVIDAAKGVEDRTRKLMEVTRLRDTPILTFMNKLDRDIRDPMELLDEVESELKIACAPITWPIGCGKLFKGVYHLYKDETYLYQTGKGHTIQDVRIVKGLNNPDLDAAVGDDLASQLREELELVQGASHEFEQEAFLNGELSPVFFGTALGNFGVDHMLDGLVAWAPRPMPRDTDTRRVDAKEEKFTGFVFKIQANMDPKHRDRVAFMRVVSGKYEKGMKLRQVRTGKDVMISDALTFMAGDRAHVEEAYPGDIIGLHNHGTIQIGDTFTQGENMKFTGIPNFAPELFRRIRLRDPLKQKQLLKGLVQLSEEGAVQVFRPVHNNDLIVGAVGVLQFDVVVARLKSEYNVEAIYEAINVSTARWVECDDVKKFDDFQRKNEVNLALDGGDNLTYIAPTMVNLNITQERYPDVRFRKTREH, encoded by the coding sequence ATGTCTAATCCCTTTTTAGAAGAGGTGGCTCGCCGCCGCACCTTCGCGATCATTTCTCACCCGGATGCCGGTAAAACCACCATTACCGAAAAAGTGCTGCTGTTCGGACAGGCTATCCAGACCGCCGGTACGGTGAAAGGCCGTGGCTCTAACCAGCACGCCAAGTCAGACTGGATGGAGATGGAGAAACAGCGTGGTATCTCCATTACCACCTCGGTCATGCAGTTTCCCTATCGCGACAGCCTGGTCAACCTGCTGGATACCCCCGGCCACGAAGATTTCTCGGAAGATACCTACCGTACCCTGACGGCGGTTGACTGCTGCCTGATGGTGATCGATGCCGCGAAAGGCGTTGAGGATCGTACCCGTAAGCTGATGGAAGTTACCCGTCTGCGCGACACGCCGATCCTGACCTTTATGAACAAACTTGACCGTGACATCCGCGATCCGATGGAGCTGCTGGATGAGGTCGAGAGCGAGCTGAAAATCGCCTGTGCGCCGATCACCTGGCCGATTGGCTGCGGCAAGCTGTTCAAGGGTGTTTATCACCTCTATAAAGATGAAACCTATCTTTATCAGACCGGTAAAGGCCACACCATTCAGGATGTGCGCATCGTGAAAGGGCTGAACAACCCGGATCTCGACGCCGCCGTAGGTGACGATCTGGCGTCGCAGCTGCGCGAAGAGCTGGAGCTGGTTCAGGGTGCCTCGCACGAGTTCGAGCAGGAAGCCTTCCTGAATGGCGAACTCTCGCCGGTCTTCTTCGGCACCGCGCTGGGTAACTTCGGCGTCGACCATATGCTGGATGGCCTGGTTGCCTGGGCGCCGCGCCCGATGCCGCGCGACACCGACACCCGCCGGGTGGACGCGAAAGAAGAGAAGTTCACCGGCTTCGTGTTTAAGATCCAGGCCAATATGGACCCGAAACACCGCGACCGCGTCGCCTTTATGCGTGTGGTGTCCGGTAAATATGAAAAAGGGATGAAGCTGCGTCAGGTGCGCACCGGCAAAGACGTGATGATCTCCGACGCGCTGACCTTCATGGCCGGCGACCGTGCGCACGTTGAAGAAGCCTATCCCGGCGACATCATCGGTCTGCATAACCACGGCACCATTCAGATTGGCGACACCTTTACCCAGGGTGAGAATATGAAGTTCACCGGCATTCCGAACTTCGCGCCAGAGCTGTTCCGCCGTATCCGCCTGCGCGATCCGCTGAAGCAGAAACAGCTGCTGAAAGGGCTGGTTCAGCTGTCGGAAGAGGGCGCCGTGCAGGTGTTCCGCCCGGTGCATAACAACGATCTGATCGTGGGCGCCGTCGGGGTGCTGCAGTTCGACGTGGTCGTGGCGCGTCTGAAAAGCGAATATAACGTCGAAGCGATCTACGAAGCGATTAACGTCTCCACGGCGCGCTGGGTCGAGTGTGATGACGTGAAAAAGTTTGATGACTTCCAGCGTAAAAACGAAGTGAACCTGGCGCTCGATGGCGGTGATAATTTGACTTATATCGCGCCAACCATGGTGAATCTGAATATTACTCAGGAACGTTATCCCGACGTCCGTTTCCGCAAAACGCGCGAGCACTGA
- a CDS encoding MFS transporter, with amino-acid sequence MSLESTTKPISASRTVRVIKNLRWWMLGMFLLGVTVNYITRNSLGILAPELKTSLNMTTEQYSWVVAAFQLAYTLFQPLCGWLIDVIGLKMGFLICALVWSVTCLLHAGAGSWLHLALLRFVMGASEAAATPANAKAIGDWFPKKERPVAAGWAGVGFSIGAMLAPPIIYVAHITFGWQGAFLLTGGLGLLWVGLWWWGYHSPQNHPRLSAQERDFINQDNEAVGEKLPFFTALKVIGKEKKFYGIAIPAFLAEPAWAVLSFWVPLYLANERGMDLKQIVMFAWLPFLAADLGSVASGYLTRLYVRCFGMTRVNSIVASSVTGALLMVSLALMTLVKDPWLAIALISVGGFGHQVISCMLSALVVERFDRRQMATVNGMRGSCAWIASFIFSLIIGVTADTIGFNPLFVAMGFFDLIGAVFLVMLIAERRQRPANL; translated from the coding sequence ATGAGCCTCGAATCGACAACCAAACCCATTAGTGCTTCGCGCACGGTGCGCGTGATCAAAAATTTACGCTGGTGGATGCTGGGGATGTTTCTGCTGGGGGTAACCGTCAACTACATCACCCGCAACTCGCTCGGCATTCTGGCGCCGGAGCTGAAAACCAGCCTCAACATGACCACCGAGCAGTACTCCTGGGTGGTGGCGGCCTTTCAGCTCGCCTACACCCTGTTTCAGCCGCTGTGCGGCTGGCTGATCGACGTGATCGGCCTGAAGATGGGCTTTCTGATCTGCGCCCTGGTCTGGTCGGTAACCTGCCTGCTGCACGCGGGCGCCGGAAGCTGGCTGCATCTGGCCCTGCTGCGTTTTGTGATGGGCGCATCGGAAGCGGCGGCGACCCCGGCTAACGCCAAAGCCATCGGTGACTGGTTCCCGAAAAAGGAGCGGCCGGTCGCGGCGGGCTGGGCGGGCGTCGGCTTTTCCATTGGGGCGATGCTGGCGCCGCCGATCATCTATGTCGCGCACATTACCTTTGGCTGGCAGGGCGCCTTTCTGCTGACCGGCGGGCTGGGGCTGCTGTGGGTCGGCCTCTGGTGGTGGGGCTATCACTCGCCACAGAACCATCCCCGTCTTTCTGCGCAAGAGCGCGATTTTATCAATCAGGACAATGAGGCGGTGGGCGAAAAGCTGCCGTTCTTCACCGCGCTGAAAGTCATTGGTAAGGAGAAGAAGTTCTACGGTATCGCGATCCCGGCCTTTCTCGCCGAACCGGCCTGGGCGGTGCTGAGCTTCTGGGTGCCGCTCTATCTTGCCAACGAGCGCGGCATGGATCTCAAGCAGATTGTGATGTTCGCCTGGCTGCCGTTTCTGGCCGCCGATCTCGGCAGCGTCGCCAGCGGCTATCTGACCCGACTCTATGTGCGCTGCTTCGGCATGACCCGCGTGAACTCGATCGTCGCCAGTTCGGTGACCGGCGCGCTGCTGATGGTCTCACTGGCGCTGATGACCCTGGTGAAAGATCCCTGGCTGGCGATCGCGCTGATCTCCGTGGGGGGCTTCGGGCATCAGGTGATCTCCTGCATGCTGAGTGCGCTGGTAGTGGAGCGTTTCGATCGCCGCCAGATGGCCACGGTCAACGGGATGCGCGGCTCCTGCGCCTGGATCGCCAGCTTTATCTTCTCGCTGATTATCGGTGTGACCGCCGATACCATCGGCTTCAATCCCCTGTTTGTGGCGATGGGCTTCTTTGACCTGATTGGTGCTGTTTTCCTGGTGATGCTGATCGCCGAACGCCGCCAGCGCCCTGCTAACCTGTAA
- the osmY gene encoding molecular chaperone OsmY, with protein MNKTKIAKTLMAAMIGSALISGSALADESMSQKASQTADSAGSKIDSSMKKVDGFMDDSGITAKAKAALVDDDAIKSTDISVKTHQGVVTLSGFVTSQEQAEKAVAVVQKIEGVKSVSDKLHVRDSKSSSVKGYAGDAATTSEIKAKLLADDIVPSRNVKVETTDGVVQLSGHVATQAQSDRAESIAKAIEGVKSVKNDLTVKS; from the coding sequence ATGAACAAGACTAAGATTGCTAAAACCCTGATGGCCGCCATGATTGGTTCAGCTCTGATCAGCGGCAGCGCACTGGCTGATGAATCCATGTCGCAGAAAGCGTCACAGACAGCCGACAGCGCGGGTTCAAAAATCGATAGTTCTATGAAAAAAGTCGATGGTTTTATGGATGACAGCGGCATCACCGCCAAAGCCAAAGCGGCCCTGGTGGATGACGACGCAATTAAAAGCACGGATATCTCGGTAAAAACGCATCAGGGCGTCGTGACCTTAAGCGGTTTCGTCACCTCACAGGAGCAGGCTGAAAAGGCTGTGGCTGTGGTGCAGAAAATCGAAGGTGTTAAATCCGTCAGCGACAAACTACACGTCCGTGACAGCAAATCATCTTCAGTGAAAGGTTATGCGGGTGATGCCGCTACGACCAGCGAAATTAAAGCTAAGCTATTAGCAGATGACATTGTCCCGTCGCGCAACGTCAAAGTTGAGACTACCGACGGTGTTGTTCAGCTTTCAGGCCATGTTGCTACTCAGGCACAGTCAGACCGTGCAGAAAGCATCGCCAAGGCCATTGAAGGCGTGAAAAGCGTTAAGAATGACCTGACGGTTAAATCTTAA